One stretch of Sander lucioperca isolate FBNREF2018 chromosome 13, SLUC_FBN_1.2, whole genome shotgun sequence DNA includes these proteins:
- the wnt11 gene encoding protein Wnt-11 has translation MRSSSHVLPLGVLTALLLSQVCSGIKWLSISHAPSSLHINQTQHCKLLTGLVSSQAQLCRSNLELMQTIITAAREVKKTCQKTFSDMRWNCSSIDIPVDAPKYRPDLDRGTREAAFVYALSAATISHTIARACTSGDLRLCSCGPIPAEIPEPGYRWGGCGDNLHYGLIMGSKFSDAPMKMKRAGSHANKLMHLHNSEVGRQALRDALVMKCKCHGVSGSCSIRTCWRGLQDLREIAMDLKTKYLSATKVVHRPMGTRKQLVPKDIDIRPVRENELVYLQSSPDFCAKNDKQGSVGTQDRQCNKTSLGSDSCDLMCCGRGYNPYTEKLVERCHCKYHWCCYVTCKKCERLVERYVCK, from the exons ATGAGGAGCAGCTCTCATGTCCTGCCTCTGGGTGTGCTCACGGCTCTGCTGCTGTCGCAGGTCTGCTCGGGCATCAAATGGCT GTCGATATCACACGCCCCTTCATCTTTACACATCAACCAGACCCAACACTGTAAGCTGCTGACCGGCCTCGTGTCCTCCCAGGCTCAGCTGTGCCGCAGCAACCTGGAGCTCATGCAAACCATCATCACTGCTGCCCGCGAAGTCAAGAAAACATGTCAGAAGACCTTCTCTGACATGCGTTGGAACTGCTCGTCCATCGACATCCCCGTTGATGCTCCCAAGTATCGGCCAGACCTCGACCGAG GAACAAGAGAGGCTGCATTTGTGTACGCCCTGTCCGCAGCAACCATCAGCCACACCATAGCACGGGCGTGCACGTCTGGAGATTTGCGGCTGTGCTCGTGCGGTCCTATTCCTGCGGAGATCCCCGAGCCTGGCTACCGCTGGGGTGGCTGCGGCGACAACCTGCACTATGGTTTGATCATGGGCTCCAAGTTCTCTGATGCGCCCATGAAGATGAAACGCGCAGGCTCCCATGCCAACAAACTGATGCACCTACACAACAGTGAAGTCGGAAGACAA GCGCTGAGAGACGCGCTGGTGATGAAGTGTAAATGTCACGGTGTGTCCGGCTCCTGCTCCATAAGGACCTGCTGGAGAGGCCTGCAGGACCTGAGGGAGATCGCCATGGACCTGAAGACCAAGTATCTGTCTGCCACCAAAGTTGTCCACCGGCCCATGGGGACACGCAAGCAGCTGGTGCCCAAAGACATCGACATCCGGCCGGTGAGGGAGAACGAGCTGGTCTACCTACAGAGCTCCCCAGACTTCTGTGCTAAGAATGACAAACAGGGCTCTGTTGGCACACAGGACAG GCAGTGCAACAAAACCTCCCTGGGCAGTGACAGCTGTGACCTGATGTGCTGCGGCCGCGGCTACAACCCGTACACGGAGAAGCTGGTGGAGCGCTGCCACTGCAAGTACCACTGGTGCTGCTACGTCACCTGCAAGAAGTGTGAGCGGCTCGTGGAGCGATACGTGTGCAAATGA